From Solidesulfovibrio carbinoliphilus subsp. oakridgensis, the proteins below share one genomic window:
- a CDS encoding acylphosphatase yields the protein MTPSLHATVYGKVQGVYFRAWVFDQAKSLGLTGWVRNLREGAVEILAQGPDEALAALKERLPQGSPLSRVESVDARLTDHDKTYTEFEIRG from the coding sequence ATGACGCCAAGTCTGCATGCGACGGTGTACGGCAAGGTCCAGGGCGTGTACTTTCGGGCCTGGGTCTTCGACCAGGCCAAAAGCCTCGGCCTCACGGGCTGGGTCAGAAACCTCCGGGAAGGCGCGGTGGAAATCCTGGCCCAGGGTCCGGACGAGGCCCTTGCCGCCCTGAAGGAACGCCTGCCCCAGGGCTCGCCCCTGTCCCGGGTGGAGTCGGTCGATGCCCGCCTGACCGACCACGACAAGACCTATACGGAGTTTGAAATCCGGGGCTAG
- a CDS encoding histone deacetylase, with protein MLKAGRSLGIVFFPAFDWAISPTHPERQERLLYTQDQLREEGVFDIAGIRELKPDLATAADVSRVHFCFPEVAAVTTPSHLVSAGGAIRAARAVLEKDSQKAFALVRPPGHHAMKVVHGARGFCNINIEAVMIEWLRERFGPLRVAVVDTDCHHGDGTQDVYWHDPDTLFISLHQDGRTLYPGTGYPTEQGGPQALGATVNVPLPPGTSDEGFLFAMREVVMPLIEDFKPDLIVNSAGQDNHFSDPITDMAFSAQGYAQLTELLQADIAVLEGGYAIQGALPYVNLGLVLSMAGLDYSHVREPGFDPEAIRQPAKVTAYIEDVCRDILKLARHPKGPGKGDLVNGWFTRRKTLYYDTDAITEYQTESVRLCDHCRGVMTYETESTRNPLCLGVEAPLGACEKCVEEAYRIYEAGQIKGEFRHLQLIDRVGKNYASYTG; from the coding sequence ATGCTGAAAGCCGGCCGGAGCCTTGGCATCGTCTTTTTCCCGGCCTTTGACTGGGCCATCTCCCCGACCCACCCGGAACGCCAGGAGCGCCTCCTCTACACCCAGGACCAGTTGCGGGAAGAGGGCGTCTTCGACATCGCGGGCATACGCGAACTCAAACCCGACCTGGCCACGGCCGCCGACGTCTCCCGCGTCCACTTCTGCTTCCCCGAAGTCGCCGCCGTCACCACGCCCTCCCACCTCGTTTCGGCCGGCGGGGCCATCCGGGCCGCCCGGGCGGTCCTTGAAAAAGACTCCCAAAAGGCCTTCGCCCTGGTCCGGCCGCCCGGCCACCATGCCATGAAGGTGGTCCACGGGGCGCGCGGCTTTTGCAACATCAACATCGAAGCCGTGATGATCGAATGGCTGCGCGAACGGTTCGGACCCCTTCGCGTCGCCGTCGTGGACACCGACTGCCACCACGGCGACGGCACCCAGGACGTCTACTGGCACGACCCGGACACCCTTTTCATTTCGCTCCACCAGGACGGCCGCACCCTCTATCCCGGCACCGGCTACCCGACCGAACAGGGCGGCCCCCAGGCCCTCGGCGCGACCGTCAACGTGCCGCTCCCCCCCGGCACCTCGGACGAAGGGTTCCTCTTCGCCATGCGCGAGGTCGTCATGCCGCTGATCGAGGACTTCAAGCCCGATCTCATCGTCAATTCCGCCGGCCAGGACAACCACTTCTCCGACCCCATCACGGACATGGCCTTCTCGGCCCAGGGCTATGCCCAACTGACCGAGCTGCTGCAGGCCGACATCGCCGTCCTCGAAGGCGGCTACGCCATCCAGGGCGCCCTGCCCTACGTCAACCTCGGCCTGGTCCTGTCCATGGCCGGCCTCGACTACTCCCACGTGCGCGAACCCGGCTTCGATCCCGAGGCCATCCGCCAGCCGGCCAAGGTCACGGCCTACATCGAGGACGTCTGCCGCGACATCCTGAAGCTGGCCCGCCATCCCAAGGGCCCGGGCAAGGGCGACCTCGTGAATGGCTGGTTCACCCGCCGCAAGACCCTTTACTACGACACCGACGCCATCACCGAGTACCAGACCGAGTCCGTCCGCCTGTGCGACCACTGCCGGGGCGTTATGACCTACGAAACCGAATCCACCCGAAATCCCCTCTGCCTCGGCGTGGAAGCGCCCCTCGGCGCCTGCGAAAAATGCGTCGAGGAAGCCTACCGCATCTACGAAGCCGGGCAGATCAAAGGCGAATTCCGCCATCTGCAGCTCATCGACCGCGTCGGGAAGAACTACGCCAGCTACACGGGGTGA
- the holA gene encoding DNA polymerase III subunit delta, translating to MKRPGFTFLACPDPEITRERVDRLLAESGQQFVKEVFWGDEELSAPFWSALTVGSLFAGQRAVVVRRAEACPAELWPKLTSALSGFNASVWPFFCLEGPFDRKGPKIPKALADQPYFKVAGKRKWFLTVPGLTRRDMGPLLADWAARRRLAFEPGVAEGLAAALPPDLARADNELAKLELALGERTTIERGDLAEVSYHEGMDGFEFLDALAGGRDPASVWREIGGKQLAGEEMIFPFLGLLLYEARIMWRIAAGEAGDVRLPPYVLQKKQALARRLGASGLTRLFEAAFAAEAGIKSGTRRPDQAMEYLTAELFRLFGGNQGQRGRG from the coding sequence ATGAAGCGACCTGGTTTCACCTTTCTGGCCTGCCCGGACCCCGAGATCACCCGGGAGCGCGTGGACCGGCTCCTGGCCGAGTCCGGCCAGCAATTCGTCAAGGAAGTGTTCTGGGGGGACGAGGAGCTTTCTGCCCCCTTCTGGAGCGCGCTGACCGTGGGCAGCCTTTTCGCCGGGCAGCGGGCCGTGGTGGTCCGCCGGGCCGAGGCCTGCCCGGCGGAGTTGTGGCCGAAGCTCACGTCCGCCCTTTCGGGGTTCAACGCCTCGGTGTGGCCTTTTTTCTGCCTGGAAGGCCCCTTTGACCGCAAAGGGCCGAAGATTCCCAAGGCCCTGGCCGACCAGCCCTATTTCAAGGTGGCCGGGAAGCGCAAATGGTTCCTGACCGTGCCGGGGCTCACCCGCCGGGACATGGGGCCGCTGCTGGCCGACTGGGCCGCCCGGCGTCGCCTGGCCTTCGAGCCGGGCGTGGCCGAGGGGCTGGCCGCCGCCCTGCCCCCGGACCTGGCCCGGGCCGACAACGAGCTGGCCAAGCTCGAGCTGGCCCTTGGCGAACGGACCACCATCGAACGCGGCGACCTGGCCGAGGTCAGCTACCACGAGGGCATGGACGGGTTCGAGTTCCTGGACGCCCTGGCCGGCGGCCGGGATCCGGCCTCGGTCTGGCGGGAGATCGGCGGCAAGCAGCTGGCCGGCGAGGAGATGATCTTTCCTTTTCTCGGGCTTCTCCTCTACGAGGCCCGGATCATGTGGCGGATCGCCGCCGGCGAGGCCGGGGACGTGCGTTTGCCGCCGTACGTGCTGCAAAAAAAGCAGGCCCTGGCCCGGCGGCTCGGCGCTTCGGGCCTCACGCGCCTCTTTGAGGCCGCCTTCGCGGCCGAGGCCGGCATCAAATCCGGCACCCGGCGGCCGGATCAGGCCATGGAGTATCTGACAGCCGAACTTTTCCGCCTTTTCGGGGGGAACCAGGGGCAAAGGGGCCGGGGATGA
- a CDS encoding glycosyltransferase, translating into MTSPPVPDSRLSVSEFLRCHLISRDPLIIISYGLPLGAPIQLSPYLADRKAYFLMGNWWSLLDRKLLVHAKHFYTLMRDRYPRHEFLFLTNAREEDAMLEQIGLPHYFCHHNAFLDENIFRPLPGVAKTLDAVYTARLLPFKRHALARRIPSWGLAYYFEPGERQKQQAYLRHLRKTMPGMVCCNHDPATDAYARLDPEAMCRTYNSARVGLCLSQVEGGNYATTEYMLAGLPVVSTISQGGRDHFLDPDISRIVEPNAVAVAEAVAELVARHIPPRTVRLRALVKIREQRQDFIRLIEAILDREGCHGGFADRFESVFTNKMLTYPGTPEAFLAAHGLLPEGAGPRGTGPVSPAIQAGGASRSGGHPSRPAP; encoded by the coding sequence ATGACCAGCCCACCCGTCCCCGACTCCAGGCTTTCCGTGTCGGAATTCCTGCGCTGCCACCTGATCAGCCGCGATCCGCTCATCATCATCTCCTACGGCCTGCCCCTGGGCGCGCCCATCCAGCTTTCCCCCTACCTGGCCGACCGCAAGGCCTATTTCCTCATGGGCAACTGGTGGTCGCTGCTGGACCGCAAGCTCCTGGTCCATGCCAAACACTTCTATACCCTCATGCGCGACCGGTATCCCCGCCACGAGTTCCTCTTCCTGACCAACGCCCGGGAAGAGGACGCCATGCTCGAGCAGATCGGCCTGCCGCACTATTTCTGCCACCACAATGCCTTTCTGGACGAGAACATCTTCCGGCCCCTGCCCGGGGTGGCCAAGACCCTGGACGCCGTCTACACCGCCCGACTCCTTCCCTTCAAACGCCATGCCCTGGCCCGGCGCATTCCGTCCTGGGGGCTGGCCTACTACTTCGAGCCGGGCGAGCGGCAAAAGCAGCAGGCCTACCTCCGCCATCTGCGCAAGACCATGCCCGGCATGGTCTGCTGCAACCATGACCCCGCCACCGACGCCTACGCCCGCCTCGACCCCGAGGCCATGTGCCGGACCTACAACTCGGCCCGGGTGGGCCTTTGCCTATCCCAGGTCGAGGGGGGCAACTACGCCACCACGGAATACATGCTGGCCGGACTGCCGGTCGTGTCCACGATCAGCCAGGGCGGGCGGGACCACTTCCTGGACCCCGACATCAGCCGCATCGTCGAGCCGAACGCCGTGGCCGTGGCCGAGGCGGTGGCCGAGCTTGTCGCCCGCCACATCCCGCCGCGCACGGTCCGGCTGCGGGCCCTGGTCAAGATCCGGGAGCAGCGGCAGGATTTCATCCGCCTGATCGAGGCCATCCTCGACCGGGAGGGCTGCCACGGCGGGTTCGCGGACCGCTTCGAATCCGTGTTCACCAACAAGATGCTGACCTATCCCGGCACGCCGGAAGCGTTCCTGGCCGCCCACGGGCTCCTGCCCGAGGGGGCGGGCCCCCGGGGCACGGGGCCCGTTTCGCCGGCGATCCAGGCGGGCGGTGCGTCACGGTCCGGCGGACATCCTTCTCGACCAGCCCCGTGA
- the radC gene encoding RadC family protein — MLTKKEPPHYLGHRRRLKDRLLENPRALADYEVLELLLGYVIVRRDTKPLAKELLARFGSLRGTLLARTEELRDVPGFGPGAEEFLALWREAWARFHEQPARDRMVCNSPEIVADMARARIGAREHEEFWMALVDTKNRLIGWEQVSKGTIDQAAVYPREVLGVALRHNASGMILVHNHPSGDPRPSVQDIDFTRRIRTAAREIDLRVLDHLVVTDDRFFSFQSEGML, encoded by the coding sequence ATGCTTACTAAGAAAGAACCTCCGCACTACCTGGGCCATCGCCGGCGCCTGAAGGACCGGCTTTTGGAAAACCCCCGGGCCTTGGCGGACTATGAAGTGTTGGAGCTTCTCTTGGGCTATGTGATCGTGCGCCGCGACACCAAGCCCCTGGCCAAGGAGCTTCTGGCCCGGTTCGGCAGCCTGCGCGGCACGCTCCTGGCCCGGACCGAGGAGTTGCGCGACGTGCCGGGGTTCGGCCCCGGGGCCGAGGAATTCCTGGCCTTGTGGCGCGAGGCCTGGGCCCGGTTCCATGAGCAGCCGGCCAGGGACCGGATGGTGTGCAACTCCCCGGAGATCGTGGCCGACATGGCCCGGGCCCGGATCGGGGCCAGGGAGCACGAGGAGTTCTGGATGGCCTTGGTCGACACCAAAAACAGGCTCATCGGCTGGGAGCAGGTCAGCAAGGGCACCATCGACCAGGCTGCGGTCTATCCCCGCGAGGTCCTCGGCGTGGCCCTGCGGCACAACGCCAGCGGCATGATCCTCGTGCACAACCACCCAAGCGGCGATCCCCGGCCCTCGGTCCAGGACATCGACTTCACCCGGCGCATCCGAACCGCGGCCCGGGAAATCGACCTGCGGGTCCTTGACCACCTGGTGGTCACGGATGACCGGTTTTTCAGCTTCCAGTCCGAAGGCATGTTGTAA
- the lon gene encoding endopeptidase La — protein sequence MASESEDKNQPDIPLELPVLAVRDIVVFNYMILPLFVGRDKSVQAVDAAINGSRYILILTQKDEKVDEPGEDDLHRVGTVGMIMRMLKMPDGRLKVLVQGLTRARVEHFISSDPFHLAKVEIIGERESKEVTLEQEAMMRAAREQSEKILSLRGMASADIMAVLNSVNEPGRLADLVASNLRMRVEEAQRLLECEDPIERLRLVNEQLVKEAEVATMQAKIQNMAKEGMDKAQKDFFLREQMKAIRRELGEGGEESDELEELKEALDKAGMPKEVKKESDKQLKRLVSMHPDSSEAGVIRTYLDWLVDLPWKKLSKDRLDIKEAKRILDEDHFDLEKVKERILEYLSVRKLNPGMKGPILCFVGPPGVGKTSLGRSIARALGRKFVRMSLGGMRDEAEIRGHRRTYIGSMPGRVIQSIKQAGTRNPVIMLDEIDKVGSDFRGDPSSALLEVLDPEQNFSFSDHYLNVPFDLSKVMFICTANILDTIPAPLLDRMELIRLPGYTEQEKIKIARRYILPRQIEENGLAKDDMVLSDQVLARIIRDYTREAGLRNLEREVGSVARKVARKKAEGEKPPFRVTAASLEKLLGPAYFMDDEREAELPPGVAVGLAWTPVGGAILHIEVATLPGKGGLQLTGKLGDVMKESAQAALTYAKSRAKELGINPEIFEKNDIHIHVPAGATPKDGPSAGVTLVTALISALTNQRVGSDVAMTGEITLRGRVLPVGGIKEKVLAAVAAGMKRIIIPAQNMKDLRDIPRDLRGRVKVFPVERIDEVWPLASAVTPEKAAAVEKKIPPVEPGENGESGETGNA from the coding sequence ATGGCCAGCGAAAGCGAGGACAAAAACCAGCCTGACATTCCCCTCGAGCTGCCGGTCCTGGCCGTGCGCGACATCGTGGTCTTCAATTACATGATTCTGCCGCTCTTCGTCGGCCGGGACAAATCCGTCCAGGCCGTGGACGCGGCCATAAACGGCTCCCGCTACATCCTCATCCTGACCCAGAAGGACGAGAAGGTGGACGAGCCGGGCGAGGACGACCTGCACCGGGTCGGCACGGTCGGCATGATCATGCGCATGCTGAAAATGCCCGACGGCCGCCTGAAGGTCCTGGTCCAGGGCCTGACCCGGGCCCGGGTCGAGCATTTCATCTCGTCGGACCCCTTCCACCTGGCCAAGGTGGAGATCATCGGCGAGCGCGAGTCCAAGGAAGTGACCCTGGAACAGGAGGCCATGATGCGGGCCGCCAGGGAACAGAGCGAAAAGATCCTGTCCCTTCGCGGCATGGCTTCGGCCGACATCATGGCTGTTTTAAACAGCGTCAACGAGCCCGGCCGCCTGGCCGATCTGGTGGCCTCCAACCTGCGGATGCGGGTCGAAGAGGCCCAGCGTCTGCTCGAATGCGAGGACCCCATCGAGCGGCTGCGCCTGGTCAACGAACAGCTGGTCAAGGAAGCGGAAGTCGCGACCATGCAGGCCAAGATCCAGAACATGGCCAAGGAAGGCATGGACAAGGCCCAAAAGGACTTCTTCCTGCGCGAGCAGATGAAGGCCATCCGCCGGGAACTCGGCGAGGGCGGCGAGGAATCCGACGAGCTCGAAGAGCTCAAGGAGGCCCTGGACAAGGCCGGCATGCCCAAGGAAGTGAAAAAGGAATCGGACAAGCAGCTCAAACGGCTTGTGTCCATGCACCCCGACTCGTCCGAGGCCGGCGTCATCCGCACCTACCTCGACTGGCTGGTGGACCTGCCCTGGAAAAAGCTGTCCAAGGACCGCCTCGACATCAAGGAAGCCAAGCGGATCCTGGACGAGGACCACTTCGACCTGGAAAAGGTCAAGGAGCGCATCCTCGAATACCTGTCCGTCAGAAAGCTCAATCCCGGCATGAAGGGCCCCATCCTCTGCTTCGTCGGCCCGCCCGGCGTCGGCAAGACCTCCCTTGGCCGGTCCATCGCCCGGGCCCTGGGCCGCAAGTTCGTGCGCATGTCCCTCGGCGGCATGCGGGACGAGGCCGAGATCCGCGGCCACCGGCGGACGTACATCGGGTCCATGCCCGGCCGGGTCATCCAGAGCATCAAGCAGGCCGGCACCAGAAACCCGGTCATCATGCTCGACGAGATCGACAAGGTCGGCTCGGACTTCCGGGGCGACCCGTCCTCGGCCCTCCTTGAGGTCCTCGATCCGGAGCAGAACTTCTCCTTCTCCGACCACTACCTGAACGTGCCCTTCGACCTGTCCAAGGTCATGTTCATCTGCACGGCCAACATCCTGGACACCATCCCGGCCCCGCTCCTGGACCGCATGGAACTGATCCGGCTCCCGGGCTACACCGAGCAGGAAAAGATCAAGATCGCGAGGCGTTACATCCTGCCGCGCCAGATCGAGGAAAACGGCCTGGCCAAAGACGACATGGTCCTCTCCGACCAGGTCCTGGCCCGGATCATCCGCGACTACACCCGCGAGGCCGGGCTTCGAAACCTCGAACGCGAGGTCGGGTCGGTCGCCCGCAAGGTGGCCCGCAAGAAGGCCGAGGGCGAGAAGCCGCCGTTCCGGGTCACGGCCGCGTCCCTGGAAAAGCTTCTCGGACCGGCCTATTTCATGGACGACGAGCGCGAGGCCGAGCTGCCGCCGGGCGTGGCCGTGGGGCTGGCCTGGACGCCGGTCGGCGGGGCCATTCTCCACATCGAGGTGGCCACGCTTCCGGGCAAGGGCGGCCTGCAGCTCACGGGCAAGCTTGGCGACGTCATGAAGGAATCGGCCCAGGCGGCCCTCACCTACGCCAAGTCCCGGGCCAAGGAACTCGGCATCAACCCCGAGATCTTCGAGAAAAACGACATCCACATCCACGTCCCGGCCGGAGCCACGCCCAAGGACGGTCCGTCGGCCGGCGTCACCCTGGTCACGGCGCTCATTTCCGCCCTGACCAACCAGCGGGTCGGCAGCGACGTGGCCATGACCGGCGAGATCACCCTGCGCGGCCGGGTCCTGCCGGTCGGCGGCATCAAGGAAAAGGTGCTGGCCGCCGTGGCCGCCGGCATGAAGCGGATCATCATCCCGGCCCAGAACATGAAGGACCTGCGCGACATCCCCCGCGACCTGCGCGGCCGGGTCAAGGTCTTCCCGGTCGAGCGCATCGACGAGGTCTGGCCGCTGGCCAGCGCCGTGACCCCGGAAAAGGCGGCGGCGGTCGAAAAAAAGATTCCGCCCGTCGAACCCGGCGAAAACGGCGAATCCGGGGAGACCGGGAACGCCTAA
- a CDS encoding vitamin B12-dependent ribonucleotide reductase, with the protein MTTLPLPVDLPEAAVNANAQVVLAKRYLMKGPDGSPLEDVRGLFWRVAAAIAAEEAKYGNSPFAPEDLARRFYDLMVGMRFLPNSPTLMNAGTPLGQLAACFVLPVGDSMEEIFDAVKFAALIHKSGGGTGFSFSRLRPKKARVGSTGGVASGPVSFMRIFNTATEQVKQGGTRRGANMGILRVDHPDILEFITCKERENELQNFNISVALTERFMQAVEKGEDYDLIDPRDKAVVGRQSAADVFSLLVRKAWESGDPGIVFIDRINRDNPTPALGEIESTNPCGEQPLLPYEACNLGSVNLAVFHDPAAPDGIDWAGLTETVHLAVRFLDNVIDASRYPLDQITDMVQANRKIGLGLMGFADLLYLLHIPYDSTEALKLAERIMDTIQGESKSASKALAAERGPFPAYPDSIFGKRNLGPYRNATTTTIAPTGTLSIIAGCSSGIEPLFALAFSRHVMDGEKLVEANVHFVNAMKEAGAYSDSLMEEVTRKGSIAHIGMLPDALREVFVTAMDIEPVWHLKMQAAFQKYTDNAVSKTVNLPNDATQDDIREIYRLAYELGCKGVTVYRDGCKAGQVLCTGDGATPAPAKTQSKVRMRPDIVLGFTQKVKTGLGDLYLTVNEIDGKPFEVFATIGKSGRSVTAKAEAIGRLVSLALRAGVEVSSIVGQLKGIGGENPVFQKKGLLLSIPDAVSWVLENRYLQGRKIQDDTGNLGHPQCPDCGGELVFEEGCHACKACGYTKCG; encoded by the coding sequence ATGACCACCCTTCCCCTGCCCGTCGATCTGCCCGAGGCCGCCGTCAACGCCAACGCCCAGGTGGTCCTGGCCAAGCGCTATCTCATGAAGGGGCCGGACGGAAGCCCGCTCGAGGACGTGCGCGGGCTTTTCTGGCGCGTGGCCGCGGCCATCGCTGCCGAGGAGGCCAAGTACGGCAACTCCCCCTTCGCCCCCGAGGACCTGGCCCGCAGGTTCTACGACCTGATGGTCGGCATGCGGTTTCTGCCCAACTCCCCCACCCTCATGAACGCCGGCACGCCCCTTGGCCAGTTGGCCGCCTGCTTCGTGCTGCCGGTCGGCGATTCCATGGAGGAGATCTTCGACGCCGTGAAGTTCGCGGCCCTGATCCACAAGTCCGGCGGCGGCACCGGCTTCTCCTTCTCGCGCCTGCGGCCGAAAAAGGCCCGGGTCGGGTCCACGGGCGGCGTGGCCTCGGGACCGGTCTCGTTCATGCGGATTTTCAACACCGCCACCGAACAGGTCAAGCAGGGCGGCACCAGGCGCGGGGCCAACATGGGCATCCTGCGCGTGGATCACCCGGACATCCTGGAATTTATCACCTGCAAGGAACGCGAAAACGAGCTGCAAAATTTCAACATCTCGGTGGCGCTCACCGAACGGTTCATGCAGGCCGTGGAAAAAGGCGAGGACTACGACCTGATCGACCCGCGCGACAAGGCGGTCGTCGGCCGGCAAAGCGCGGCCGACGTCTTCAGCCTCCTCGTCCGCAAGGCCTGGGAATCCGGCGATCCGGGCATCGTCTTCATCGACCGCATCAACCGCGACAACCCCACCCCGGCCCTTGGCGAAATCGAGTCCACCAATCCTTGCGGCGAGCAGCCGCTCCTCCCCTACGAGGCCTGCAACCTCGGTTCCGTCAATCTGGCCGTGTTCCACGACCCGGCCGCGCCGGACGGCATCGATTGGGCGGGGCTCACCGAGACCGTGCACCTGGCCGTGCGCTTTCTCGACAACGTCATCGACGCCTCGCGCTATCCCCTGGACCAGATCACGGACATGGTGCAAGCCAACCGCAAGATCGGCCTGGGGCTCATGGGATTTGCCGACCTGCTCTACCTCCTGCACATCCCCTACGACAGCACCGAGGCCCTGAAACTGGCCGAAAGGATCATGGATACCATCCAAGGCGAGTCCAAGTCCGCCTCCAAGGCCCTGGCCGCCGAACGCGGCCCCTTCCCGGCCTACCCGGACTCCATCTTCGGCAAGCGCAACCTCGGCCCCTACAGGAACGCCACCACCACCACCATCGCCCCCACCGGCACGCTGTCCATCATCGCCGGCTGCTCGTCGGGCATCGAGCCGCTCTTCGCCCTGGCCTTCTCCCGCCATGTCATGGACGGCGAAAAGCTGGTCGAGGCCAACGTCCATTTCGTCAACGCCATGAAGGAAGCCGGCGCCTACTCCGACAGCCTCATGGAGGAGGTCACGCGCAAGGGCTCCATTGCCCACATCGGCATGCTGCCGGACGCACTGCGCGAGGTCTTTGTCACGGCCATGGACATCGAACCGGTCTGGCACCTCAAGATGCAGGCCGCCTTCCAGAAGTACACCGACAACGCCGTGTCCAAGACCGTCAACCTGCCAAACGACGCCACCCAGGACGACATCCGCGAGATCTATCGGCTGGCCTACGAACTGGGCTGCAAGGGCGTCACCGTCTACCGCGACGGCTGCAAGGCCGGCCAGGTCCTGTGCACCGGCGACGGTGCGACGCCCGCCCCGGCCAAGACCCAAAGCAAGGTCCGCATGCGGCCGGATATCGTCCTCGGCTTCACCCAGAAGGTCAAAACGGGCCTCGGCGATCTCTACCTGACCGTCAACGAAATCGACGGCAAGCCCTTCGAGGTCTTTGCCACCATCGGCAAGTCCGGCCGGTCCGTGACCGCCAAGGCCGAGGCCATCGGCCGGCTGGTGTCCCTGGCCCTCCGGGCCGGGGTGGAAGTGTCCTCCATCGTCGGCCAGCTCAAGGGCATCGGCGGCGAGAACCCGGTTTTCCAGAAAAAGGGCCTGCTCCTGTCCATCCCGGACGCCGTGTCCTGGGTGCTCGAAAACCGCTACCTGCAAGGCCGCAAGATCCAGGACGACACCGGCAACCTCGGCCATCCCCAGTGCCCGGACTGCGGCGGCGAACTGGTCTTCGAGGAAGGCTGCCACGCCTGCAAGGCCTGCGGCTACACCAAGTGCGGGTAG